CCCCGGAGGTGCAGACCGCCGTCTACCTGGACACCCGGCGGTTGCTGGACCGCGCGGTGCGCTGGCTGGTGACGAACCGGCGGTCGCCGATCGACGTGCCGGCCGAGATCGACCGCCTGCGGGACGGGGTGTCCCGGCTGCTGCCCGAGTTGGCGGATCTCTTCTACGGCGCGGAGCGGGAGGCGCTGGCCGCGCACGTGGACGCGATGACCAAGCGCGGGGTGCCCCGGGAGCTGGCCGAGCAGGCGACCCGGTTGATGTACAGCTTCGGCCTGCTGGACGTGGTGGAGACCGCGACGCAGACCGGCAAGGACGTCGGCGAGGTGGCGCCGGTCTACTTCGTGCTGTCCGACCGGTTCCGGGTGGACTCGCTGTTGTCGAAGATCTCCCTGTTGCCCCGGGAGGACCGCTGGCAGACGCTGGCCCGGATGGCGTTGCGCTACGACCTGTACGCCGCGCTGGCCGCGCTCACCGACGAGGTGCTCGACTCCACTCCCGGTGGCCTGCCGCCGCAGGAGCGGGTGCAGCAGTGGGAGCAGTCCAACGCGGTGTCGATCCACCGGGCACAGCGGGCGATGGGGGAGTTCGACGAGTCCCGGGCGGACCTGGCCGCGCTCTCCGTGCTGTTGCGGCAGATCCGCACGCTGGTGCGGACCTCCTCGGCGACCTGACCCGGGCCGCACCCGGACGCCCCGGCGGGAGGGACGATCCCGCCGGGGCGTCCGGGTGCGGTTAGCCGTCAGGGCGACACCAGGGTGGCGAAGACGATCACGTTGTCCGGGTACTCCCGGGCCTGTTCGTCGAAGACGCCGCCGCAGGTGACCACCCGCAGCCCGGCGCGGTCGTTCGGGCCGTAGACCAGCTCGGCCGGGAACTGCTCCTTCGGGTACGCCCGTACCGCGTCGACCTGGAAGGTGACGGACCGGCCGTCGGCGCGGCCGACGGTGACGAGGTCGCCGGGGAGCAGCGCGCCGAGGTCGAAGAAGACCGCCGGCCCGAGGTACGCCGAGTCGACGTGCCCGACGACGACCGCGTTGCCGATCTCGCCCGGGCTCGGTCCCCGGGAGTACCAGCCGGCGTGTTGGGCCTGCTCCAGCGGCGGCACCTGGACGCTCCCGTCGGCTTCCACCCCGAGCTTCATGATCTTGGCGTCGACGCCGATGCGGGGGATGGTGATGGTGGTGGGGGTGGCGCGGGGCAGGCCACGCGGGTCGGTCGGGAACCCGTCCGGGTCGGTCGACCAGGCGGGTCCGGGCGCGCCGGCCCCGGGCGCGGGTCGCGGCGGGCGCGGGGCCGGCTGCCCGGTGAGCCCGGCGCCGAGCAGGCCCGCCCCGAGGACCGCGGTCAGGAGCACCGCGGTCGGGCCGGCGGCCCGCCACGGTCTCCCGTGACGGCCGCCGGCCGGGGGCGCTCCCGCGTCAGACGGGTGACTCATCGGTCCGGCGACGCCGCATCAGCACGATCCCGCCGAGCGCCGCGGCGCCGAGCATCGCCGCGCCGCCGACCGCCGTGCCCCGGTCGGCTCCGCCGCGACCACCGTCGCCGCCCTCGACGGGGCCGGTCGGCAGGACGACCACGCTGCCCACGCCGCAGGAGCCCTTGAGCTTGTACGTGCCGGGCTCGGCGTCGGCGGCGATCGTGGCCTCGCCGTAGTAGACGAAGTGCGGCTTCGCCTCGGCCTCCTCCTCGGCGGCGGCCTCTTCGGCGGCCTCCTCGGCGGCCTTCTTCTTGCCCTCCTCGGCGGCGGCCTTCTTCCTGGCCTCCTCCTCGGCCTTCTTCTTAGCCTCGTCCTTGGCCTCGTCGCCGCCACCCCAGCCGCCCGGGTGCTTCGCGTTGCCGCCCGGCTGTTCGGCCTCGTCGGCGGCCTCCTCCTCGCCGTGGCGGGGCCAGTGGCCCTTCTCGGCCTCCTCCTCGGCGTCCTCGGCGTCCTCGGTCTCCTCGGCGTGGTGGCCGGGCCAGCGGCCACCCGTCTCTTCCTCTTCCTCTTCCTCTTCCTCGCCCTGCTCCTGCTCACCGGGTTGGAGCTTGACCTTGCCGGTCACCTCGGACCAGACGAAGGCGTGCTCCTGGGGCTCCGGGCAGATTTCGATGAGCTTGACCTCGTGGCCGGGCTGCGCGGCATGCGGATCGGCGTAGACCTTGCCCTCGTGGTGCGGGGCGTCGCCCGCCGCGCCGTCGGCGACGGCGATCCCCGGCGCGAAGGCCAGCAGGGAGGCCCCGCCGAGGGCAGCGCCTGCGACGACCTTCCCGAGCATGTTGGTAGCCATGATCAGCGTCACTCCATCCCTTTTCGTCCTGGCCCGGCGGAAGCCGAGCTAAGTCAGACGTTAGACGCTTTCATGACCTATGAGGGGAAAGATTCGTCTTTTAGGGTTTGTCTGCTAAGGGGTTTTCAGGGTGCTACGGGGGGTTTTCGGGCTGGATCGGCGTGACCGTGTTACCGGGCCGCTTGCCGAAAATTCCGGGCAGATGGCCGGGATGTATCGAGAGGTTGTCATGGAAGCGCTCCCATGCAAGAATCACTTCACTGCGTCAGAGGAGCCACACCGCGCAACACCAGGCGTCATGGGCAACCGGTTCGGTCCGGTCGACGTCGACGGCTTCGGCCGTCACCGGCGGGTGGCTCGTCCGACCGCACCATCGGAAACACCGCTGCCCGTCCGGGTCGGGCAATTCCACCACCCCCTGATGGCCTCTGTGGAACGACGCTTCCGCCGGCCTCATCAGCCGGGCCGTACCCGGGTCCGGTAACGCCCAAGGAGATCAGTGGCATGAATCTGTGGAGAAGTCTGTCCGGCCGCCGCCGGGCGGTCGCGCTGGCCGGCGCGAGCGCCCTGGTCGCGGGCGGACTGGTGACCGTCCCGGTCACCGTGGCGCACGCCGCGACCCAGTGCGACGTCGCCTACACGACCAACGACTGGCAGGGTGGATTCACCGCCAACCTCACCATCAAGAACCTTGGCGACCCGCTGAGCAACTGGACCCTCGGCTTCACGTTCCCGAACAGCAGCCAGCGGGTGGTGCAGGGCTGGTCGGCGCGCTGGTCGCAGTCGGGCCAGAACGTCACCGCGCAGAACGAGTCCTACAACGGCACGCTCGCCACCGGGGCCAGCACCACGCTCGGCTTCAACGGCTCGTGGAGCGGCAGCAACCCGAAGCCGACCTCGTTCACCATCAACGGCGTGGCCTGCAACGGCGGCACCACCAACCCGACCACCCCGCCGCCCACCACCACCCCGCCCCCCACCACGCCCCCGCCGACGACGCCTCCGCCCACCACGCCTCCGCCGACCACCCCGCCGCCCACCACGCCCCCGCCCGGGACCAAGGTGGACAACCCGTACGCCGGGGTGAAGGGCTACGTGAACCCGGAGTGGAAGGCCAAGGCGGACGCGGAGCCCGGCGGTAGCCGGATCTCCAACAACCCGACCGCGGTGTGGCTGGACCGGATCGCCGCCATCAACGGCACCGACGACAGCAGCTCCAACGGCTCGATGGGTGTGCGTGACCACCTGGACGCCGCCCTCGCCCAGGGCGCCGGCTACATCCAGTTCGTCATCTACAACCTGCCCGGCCGGGACTGCTCGGCGCTCGCCTCCAACGGTGAGCTCAAGCCGGACGAGCTGCCCAAGTACAAGGCCGAGTACATCGACCCGATCGCCGCGATCCAGGGCGACGCGAAGTACCGGAGCCTGCGCATCATCAACATCGTCGAGATCGACTCGCTGCCGAACCTGGTGACCAACACCTCGAACAACCCCGGCGGCACCGCGACCTGCGACACGATGAAGGCCAACGGCGGGTACGTCAACGGCGTCGGCTACGCGCTGGCCAAGCTGGGCGCGCTCTCGAACGTCTACAACTACGTGGACGCCGGGCACCACGGCTGGCTCGGCTGGGACAGCAACTTCACCCCGAGCGCCAACATCCTCAAGGAGGCCGCTGTCGCCTCCGGCAGCACGGTGAACAACGTGCACGGCTTCATCGTCAACACGGCGAACTACTCCGCCCTGAAGGAGCCGTACTTCAAGGTCACCGACAACGTGAACGGCCAGACCGTCCGCCAGTCCAAGTGGGTCGACTGGAACTACTACGTCGACGAGCTCGGCTTCGCCCAGGCGTTCCGCAACGAGCTGGTCCGGGTCGGCTTCAACTCCAACATCGGCATGCTGATCGACACCTCCCGCAACGGCTGGGGCGGCACCGCCCGGCCCACCGGTCCGGGCGCGACGACCAGCGTGGACACCTACGTCGACGGCGGTCGGGTCGACCGGCGGATCCACAAGGGCAACTGGTGCAACCAGAACGGCGCCGGCCTCGGCGAGCGGCCGAAGGTGGCCCCGGAGACGGGCATCGACGCCTACGTCTGGGTCAAGCCCCCGGGCGAGTCGGACGGCTCCAGCAAGCTGATCCCGAACGACGAGGGCAAGGGCTTCGACCGGATGTGCGACCCGACGTACACCGGTAACGCCCGCAACGGCAACAGCATGAGTGGCGCGCTGCCCGACGCCCCGATCTCCGGGGCCTGGTTCTCCGCGCAGTTCCAGCAGCTCATGCAGAACGCGTACCCGCCGCTCTCCTGACCGGCACTCCGGCCCGCCGCCTCCGGTCGTGAGGCGCTGGAGGCGGCGGGCCACCGGGGCCCCCGGGACCGACCTGCACTGGTCGGCCGGGGGCCCCTCCGCGTGCCCCACTCAGGGAACGGTGCGCTCCACCGCCGCCGGCCCGTCCCGCTCCAGGTCCCGTCGGGCCCGCTCGACGTGCTCCGGGTCCGGGTCCTGCCCCCGGGCCACCGCCAGGTCCTCCGGGTCCCAGGGCTGCTCCGCGCCGGTCCGCACGGTCGTCCGGCCGACGCCGCTGCGTCCGGCGTACGCGTCACCGATCACCTCGTCGCCGCCGGTCTGCTCGGCCGGCGTCGCGCCCGGCTCGGTGAACGCCGGGGACTGCCCGTCCGGGCCGCCGTCGGACGTCAACTGCGGCACCGTGCTGTCGTCGTCCACCGCCGAGGCCACCTCGGGGCGCTCTTCGAGCGGCCGGTCGGCGCTGTGGTCGCGATCCGTCATGTTGCTGCCCTCCTGTCCCCAGGCGCGTTCCTGATCCCGCTCGCGTACCCCGCCCGACGGCGCCCATGCGTGCGCGCACCGCGCACCCCGCCTCCGGGCGGACCGGACGTGCCGACGTCCCTGGCGGGCCCGGACGGGGACGACGTCCCTGGCGGGCCCGGACGTGCCGACGCCCCGGCCGGGTGGACGGCCGGGGCGTCGTGGACAGCGGGGCGTCGTGGACGCGGACGCGGGTGGCGTGGGGACGGGAGACGTCAGCGGCCGAGCACCCGGTCCAGGAAGTCGCGGTAGCCGCGTACCGCCTGACGGAGCTGCTCGGTGTCCGCCGAGCCGGCGTCCTGCCAGCCGCTGATCCGGTTCTTCTGCTCGGCCAGCGCGGCGGCCAGCGCGTGGATCGCCTCCTCCACCAGCGCCTGGGCCTGACCGGCCGCGGCCTTCGGGTCGTCGACGAACCGGAGCTGCACGTCCCGCCAGCGGTCCCGGAACCCCTCGGCGGTCGACGGGTCGAACAGGGTGGCCGGCTCGGCCAGCTCGGCCGAGGAGGACCCGGTGGTGCCGGCGGCGGTCAACGTCTCCGCCCCGGCGCTCCGGCGCGCCGCCGGATCGGTGGTGGGCGTCAGCTCCGGGTCGGTGGTCCGGGTCGCCTCCGCGGCGGAGTCCGGGTCGACCATGGTCGGGGTCGGGCTGCCGTAGCCGGGGCCGCCCGGCGCGGCGGCTTCCGCCTCGTCGGTGGTCTGCGCGCGGTGGTGACCGTGCAGCAGCGCGGTCGGATCGGCGTCCC
The sequence above is a segment of the Micromonospora sp. WMMD882 genome. Coding sequences within it:
- a CDS encoding class F sortase, which translates into the protein MSHPSDAGAPPAGGRHGRPWRAAGPTAVLLTAVLGAGLLGAGLTGQPAPRPPRPAPGAGAPGPAWSTDPDGFPTDPRGLPRATPTTITIPRIGVDAKIMKLGVEADGSVQVPPLEQAQHAGWYSRGPSPGEIGNAVVVGHVDSAYLGPAVFFDLGALLPGDLVTVGRADGRSVTFQVDAVRAYPKEQFPAELVYGPNDRAGLRVVTCGGVFDEQAREYPDNVIVFATLVSP
- a CDS encoding glycoside hydrolase family 6 protein, with product MNLWRSLSGRRRAVALAGASALVAGGLVTVPVTVAHAATQCDVAYTTNDWQGGFTANLTIKNLGDPLSNWTLGFTFPNSSQRVVQGWSARWSQSGQNVTAQNESYNGTLATGASTTLGFNGSWSGSNPKPTSFTINGVACNGGTTNPTTPPPTTTPPPTTPPPTTPPPTTPPPTTPPPTTPPPGTKVDNPYAGVKGYVNPEWKAKADAEPGGSRISNNPTAVWLDRIAAINGTDDSSSNGSMGVRDHLDAALAQGAGYIQFVIYNLPGRDCSALASNGELKPDELPKYKAEYIDPIAAIQGDAKYRSLRIINIVEIDSLPNLVTNTSNNPGGTATCDTMKANGGYVNGVGYALAKLGALSNVYNYVDAGHHGWLGWDSNFTPSANILKEAAVASGSTVNNVHGFIVNTANYSALKEPYFKVTDNVNGQTVRQSKWVDWNYYVDELGFAQAFRNELVRVGFNSNIGMLIDTSRNGWGGTARPTGPGATTSVDTYVDGGRVDRRIHKGNWCNQNGAGLGERPKVAPETGIDAYVWVKPPGESDGSSKLIPNDEGKGFDRMCDPTYTGNARNGNSMSGALPDAPISGAWFSAQFQQLMQNAYPPLS